A stretch of the Prochlorococcus marinus str. MIT 0918 genome encodes the following:
- the thrC gene encoding threonine synthase, whose amino-acid sequence MVNQLLQKLSKKINNKNKTFKQWPGLIQAYEKWLPINKNTPIITLQEGATPLIELESINKLIGKNVKVYAKYDGLNPTGSFKDRGMTMAISKAKENNCEAVICASTGNTSASAAAYAKRGNMRCYVLIPDGYVAQGKLAQALVYGAEILAIKGNFDKALKIVQEIAKNYPVTLVNSVNPYRLQGQKTAAFEIIDSLNEAPDWLCIPMGNAGNISAYWMGFNEYYKAGISKKLPKMMGFQAKGSAPLVLNKTIENPETIATAIRIGNPVNREKAIEVNKNSNGKFISVTDEEIINAYKLLGSKEGIFCEPASAASVAGLIKLKEYVVENSKIVCVLTGNGLKDPDCAIKNNDSIFKSGIDPSIEIVAKNMGF is encoded by the coding sequence ATGGTTAATCAACTCTTACAAAAATTAAGTAAAAAAATAAATAATAAAAATAAGACTTTTAAACAATGGCCTGGGCTTATACAAGCTTATGAAAAATGGCTGCCAATTAATAAAAATACTCCTATTATTACACTCCAAGAAGGCGCAACACCTCTAATTGAATTAGAATCTATTAATAAATTAATTGGTAAAAATGTAAAAGTTTACGCTAAATATGATGGTCTAAATCCTACAGGATCTTTTAAAGATAGAGGAATGACTATGGCAATAAGTAAAGCAAAAGAAAATAATTGTGAAGCAGTCATTTGTGCAAGTACAGGAAACACATCAGCATCAGCAGCTGCTTATGCTAAGAGAGGTAATATGAGATGTTATGTTTTAATTCCTGATGGTTATGTAGCTCAAGGTAAATTAGCTCAAGCATTAGTATATGGTGCAGAAATATTAGCTATTAAAGGAAATTTTGATAAGGCATTAAAAATTGTTCAAGAAATAGCTAAAAACTATCCTGTTACATTAGTAAACTCTGTTAATCCATATCGTTTACAAGGTCAAAAAACAGCGGCTTTTGAAATAATAGATTCATTAAATGAAGCTCCTGACTGGCTGTGTATACCAATGGGAAATGCTGGAAATATAAGTGCTTATTGGATGGGTTTTAATGAATATTATAAAGCTGGAATATCGAAAAAATTACCTAAGATGATGGGTTTTCAAGCAAAAGGTTCTGCTCCATTAGTTTTAAATAAAACAATAGAAAATCCTGAAACAATTGCAACAGCAATAAGAATAGGAAACCCAGTTAATAGAGAAAAGGCAATAGAGGTAAATAAAAATAGTAATGGAAAGTTTATATCAGTCACTGATGAGGAAATAATAAATGCTTATAAATTATTAGGAAGTAAAGAAGGCATCTTTTGTGAACCTGCAAGTGCTGCTTCTGTAGCAGGTTTAATCAAATTAAAAGAATATGTTGTTGAAAATTCTAAGATTGTATGTGTGTTAACTGGTAATGGATTAAAAGATCCTGATTGCGCTATCAAAAACAATGATTCTATTTTTAAATCTGGTATTGATCCGAGTATAGAAATAGTTGCAAAGAATATGGGCTTCTAA
- the dnaN gene encoding DNA polymerase III subunit beta, protein MKFICSQTELNSALQLVSRAVASRPTHPVLANILLTADAGTGKLRLTGFDLNLGIQTSLAASIENSGAITVPAKLFGEIISKLSNDSPITISSDESEDLVHLISKSGTYQVRSMSADDFPDLPMVENGLSLKVNSISFANSLRATLFASSSDEAKQILTGVNLSFDGTSLKTAATDGHRLAILKLKDVIIDDKDHQLSNQNIEITIPSRSLREVERFISNCKSDNEITFFYDRGQAVFISADQIVTTRILEGNYPNYNQLVPQDFANTLELDRNDFISALDRISVLAEQHNNVVRISTNQESQILNITADAQDLGSGSESIPIKYNGNDLQIAFNSKYLLDGLRIIQTDTILLKFNAPTTPAIFTPNNQNNNFIYLVMPVQMRS, encoded by the coding sequence ATGAAATTTATTTGCTCTCAAACGGAACTTAACTCTGCCCTTCAACTTGTGAGTAGGGCTGTAGCTTCTCGTCCAACCCATCCTGTTTTGGCAAATATATTGTTAACAGCAGATGCTGGAACAGGAAAATTACGTCTTACTGGATTTGATTTAAATTTAGGAATACAGACTTCTTTAGCTGCTTCGATTGAAAATAGTGGAGCTATTACCGTACCAGCAAAGTTATTTGGCGAAATCATTTCTAAACTATCTAATGATTCACCAATAACTATTTCTAGTGATGAATCAGAGGATTTAGTCCATTTAATAAGTAAGAGTGGAACCTATCAAGTCAGGTCTATGAGTGCAGATGATTTTCCTGATTTGCCAATGGTTGAAAATGGCTTATCTCTTAAAGTAAATTCAATTTCTTTTGCAAACTCTTTACGAGCGACATTATTTGCTAGTAGTTCAGATGAAGCTAAACAAATTTTAACAGGTGTTAATTTAAGTTTTGATGGAACTTCTTTAAAAACTGCTGCTACAGACGGCCATAGACTAGCTATTTTAAAATTGAAAGATGTAATAATTGATGATAAAGATCATCAACTATCGAATCAAAATATTGAGATTACAATTCCTTCTAGGTCATTAAGAGAAGTAGAAAGGTTTATTTCTAATTGTAAATCAGATAATGAAATTACTTTTTTTTATGATCGTGGTCAAGCTGTTTTTATTTCTGCTGATCAAATAGTTACTACAAGAATATTAGAAGGAAATTATCCAAATTATAATCAGCTTGTACCTCAAGACTTTGCTAATACTTTAGAATTAGATCGTAATGATTTTATTTCAGCTTTAGATAGAATTTCTGTATTAGCAGAACAACATAATAATGTTGTAAGAATTTCTACAAATCAAGAATCACAAATATTAAATATTACTGCAGATGCTCAAGACTTAGGTAGTGGATCTGAATCAATTCCTATTAAATATAATGGTAATGATTTACAAATTGCATTTAACTCTAAATATTTATTGGATGGATTAAGAATTATACAAACAGATACTATCTTACTTAAATTTAATGCTCCTACTACTCCTGCAATTTTTACCCCAAACAATCAAAATAATAATTTTATTTATTTAGTAATGCCTGTACAAATGCGTTCATAA
- a CDS encoding PRC-barrel domain-containing protein: MNIPKHYLLSNLLQRNVRCNQGLDHGNGVIAWMYPPVHRVLGWASRPSRLSLKRHVWQLNQLKALTNTEAYVRGNPSDSDQATLDRFPTLLDADLISQYGEKIATIADLIFDTKNGQILYYLVSRSNPKIPGTSRWKFDLNQIIDQEPGFVSSNINSIDDLPLIKSSIKQDLINKTQELKTNFNEISTIANGRLEGWLDDNPMQNFKDNLFDSNFNDNSEFNEDEIYSSDEYTNIRNEEDPWI, encoded by the coding sequence TTGAATATCCCAAAACATTATCTTTTAAGCAATCTTTTACAACGAAATGTTCGTTGTAATCAAGGTTTAGATCATGGAAATGGAGTTATAGCTTGGATGTATCCTCCTGTACATCGTGTACTAGGATGGGCTTCGAGACCTTCTAGATTAAGCCTTAAGCGCCATGTTTGGCAATTGAATCAATTAAAAGCTTTGACTAATACAGAAGCATATGTAAGAGGAAATCCTTCAGATTCTGATCAAGCTACATTAGATAGGTTTCCAACATTATTAGATGCAGATTTAATTAGTCAATATGGTGAAAAAATTGCTACTATTGCTGATTTGATTTTTGATACTAAAAATGGTCAAATATTATATTATTTAGTTTCAAGAAGTAATCCTAAAATTCCTGGAACAAGTAGATGGAAATTTGATTTAAATCAAATTATAGACCAGGAGCCTGGTTTTGTTTCATCTAATATTAATTCTATAGATGATTTACCACTTATAAAAAGTAGTATAAAACAAGATTTAATTAATAAAACTCAAGAGCTAAAAACTAATTTTAATGAAATATCTACCATAGCTAATGGAAGGTTAGAAGGGTGGTTAGATGATAATCCTATGCAAAATTTTAAAGATAATTTATTTGATTCGAATTTTAATGATAATTCTGAATTTAATGAAGATGAAATTTATTCTTCTGATGAATATACTAATATTCGAAATGAAGAAGATCCATGGATTTAA
- the purL gene encoding phosphoribosylformylglycinamidine synthase subunit PurL has product MDLNMNLNDFEDLIKSDFYRVDYDVSTALLKEGLKKHDYLEICKRLKRAPNRTELGMFGVMWSEHCCYRNSKPLLSSFPTEGKHILVGPGENAGVVDLGEGQRLAFKIESHNHPSAIEPFQGAATGVGGILRDIFTMGARPIAVLNSLRFGPLDNPKNIGLLQGVVSGIAHYGNCIGVPTVGGEISFDKSYSGNPLVNAMALGLMETDEIVCSGAKGIDFPVIYVGSTTGRDGMGGASFASSELTQSSLDDRPAVQVGDPFLEKGLIEGCLDAFKTGYVIAAQDMGAAGLTCSCSEMAAKGGVGIELDLDLVPAREEGMEPYDFLLSESQERMLFVVQPGKEEHVMQHFTKWGLNAVVVGRVLKDNVVRVLYKNKIVVDLPADALAENTPINKHELISEIPKELKLKWLWKEDQLPIDQEKGIVIQNKLLTWNQITLKLLDDPTIASKRWIYSQYDYQVQNNTVISPGVADAAVIRLRPIENNKSDSNRGVAAVVDCSNRWVALDPERGAIASVAEASRNLSCVGASPLAVTDNLNFSSPEDSLGYWQLAMSCKGISKACSFLNTPVTGGNVSLYNETLIDDKKIPIQPTPVIGMVGLVQDLTKTVGQGWSNEGDEIWLLGIPLDILDKKGEHVSLAGSSYLENIFQLNTGRPPLIDLHLEKTIQLFVRNSIFKGLIKTAHDISDGGITIALAEASMTSGLGAKCNFSFCDNRIDKVLFGEGGSRIIISISSSMHEQFKMTLNSFNNENSYKVPASLIGTVTDEKKLLINNYDKNLVNLKIEELESVFEGSIPSRISLNLY; this is encoded by the coding sequence ATGGATTTAAATATGAATCTAAATGATTTTGAAGATCTTATAAAATCTGATTTTTATCGTGTAGATTATGATGTTTCTACAGCTTTATTAAAAGAGGGTTTAAAAAAACACGATTATTTAGAAATTTGTAAGCGTCTTAAAAGAGCTCCTAATCGTACTGAATTGGGAATGTTTGGGGTTATGTGGTCAGAACATTGTTGTTATAGAAATTCAAAGCCTTTGTTATCTTCTTTTCCCACAGAAGGTAAACATATTTTAGTTGGCCCTGGTGAAAATGCAGGAGTAGTTGATTTAGGAGAAGGTCAAAGATTAGCTTTTAAAATTGAAAGTCATAATCATCCTTCTGCTATTGAACCTTTTCAAGGTGCTGCAACAGGAGTTGGTGGAATTTTAAGAGATATTTTTACTATGGGTGCTAGACCAATAGCAGTTTTAAATTCTCTAAGGTTTGGTCCTCTTGATAATCCAAAGAATATAGGTCTATTGCAAGGTGTTGTTTCCGGTATTGCTCATTATGGAAATTGTATAGGAGTTCCAACTGTAGGCGGTGAAATTTCTTTTGATAAAAGTTATTCAGGAAATCCATTAGTAAATGCTATGGCTTTAGGTCTAATGGAAACTGATGAAATTGTATGTTCAGGTGCTAAAGGAATTGATTTTCCAGTTATTTATGTTGGAAGTACTACAGGTCGAGATGGTATGGGAGGAGCTAGTTTTGCAAGTTCTGAACTTACTCAATCTTCATTAGATGATCGACCAGCCGTTCAGGTTGGTGATCCTTTTTTGGAGAAAGGTTTAATTGAAGGTTGTTTAGATGCTTTTAAAACTGGATATGTAATCGCAGCGCAAGATATGGGAGCTGCAGGATTGACCTGTAGTTGCTCAGAAATGGCTGCTAAAGGTGGAGTTGGTATAGAACTTGATCTTGATTTGGTTCCAGCAAGAGAAGAAGGAATGGAACCTTATGATTTTTTATTATCAGAATCACAAGAAAGAATGTTATTTGTTGTTCAACCAGGTAAGGAAGAACATGTAATGCAGCATTTTACAAAATGGGGTTTAAATGCTGTTGTTGTAGGAAGAGTTTTAAAAGATAATGTTGTTCGTGTTCTTTATAAAAATAAAATTGTTGTAGATTTGCCAGCAGATGCTTTAGCTGAAAATACTCCTATTAATAAACATGAATTAATATCTGAAATACCTAAAGAATTAAAATTAAAATGGCTTTGGAAAGAAGATCAATTACCAATAGATCAAGAAAAGGGGATTGTTATTCAAAATAAACTTTTAACTTGGAATCAAATAACATTAAAATTATTAGATGATCCAACAATTGCTTCTAAAAGATGGATTTACAGTCAATATGATTATCAAGTTCAAAATAATACTGTAATTTCTCCTGGAGTTGCTGATGCAGCTGTTATTAGATTGAGACCTATTGAAAATAATAAATCTGATTCAAACAGAGGAGTTGCTGCTGTTGTTGATTGTTCTAATAGATGGGTTGCTTTAGATCCTGAACGAGGAGCAATTGCTTCAGTAGCAGAGGCTTCACGAAATCTTTCATGTGTTGGTGCTTCACCTTTAGCTGTTACAGATAATCTGAATTTTTCTTCTCCAGAAGATTCTCTTGGTTATTGGCAATTAGCAATGTCCTGTAAAGGTATATCCAAAGCTTGTAGTTTTCTAAATACTCCTGTTACTGGTGGAAATGTATCTTTATATAATGAGACTTTAATAGATGATAAAAAAATCCCTATTCAACCAACTCCAGTTATTGGAATGGTTGGTTTAGTACAAGATTTAACCAAAACTGTCGGTCAAGGCTGGAGTAATGAGGGAGATGAAATATGGTTATTAGGGATTCCTTTGGATATTCTTGATAAAAAAGGCGAACATGTTTCTTTGGCAGGAAGTTCTTATTTAGAAAATATTTTTCAACTTAATACAGGTCGACCACCATTAATAGACTTACATCTTGAAAAGACTATTCAATTATTTGTAAGAAACTCAATTTTTAAAGGTTTGATTAAGACAGCACATGATATAAGTGATGGAGGAATAACAATTGCTTTAGCAGAGGCATCAATGACTTCCGGTTTAGGAGCTAAATGTAATTTTTCCTTTTGTGATAATCGAATAGATAAAGTTTTGTTTGGAGAAGGAGGATCTAGAATAATTATCAGTATTTCTTCATCAATGCATGAACAATTTAAAATGACTTTAAATAGTTTTAATAATGAAAATTCATATAAAGTACCTGCATCCTTGATTGGAACAGTAACTGATGAAAAGAAACTATTAATTAATAATTATGATAAGAATCTAGTTAATTTAAAAATAGAAGAGTTGGAATCTGTATTTGAAGGTTCTATTCCTAGTAGAATTTCATTAAATTTATATTAG
- the purF gene encoding amidophosphoribosyltransferase, translating to MCGIVGIVSNTEINQRIYDSLLLLQHRGQDSTGIATMEGSVFHLHKSKGHVKDAYRTRDMRTLRGNIGIGHVRYATTGAAHREDEAQPFYVNAPYGIILVHNGNLTNTRELEAQLFNIDRRHTNSSSDTEMLLNILATEIQAQIHGSSLSPEHIFSAVTSLHKRVEGSYASIALISGYGLLAFRDPFGIRPLVLGKKIVENKKTEWILASESLVLENNDFEVVRDVQPGEAIFISNEGKLFSKQCSNNPQLFPCSFEYVYLARPDSVMNGISVYEARLRMGDHLANTVKQKISSGDIDVVMPIPDSSRPSAMQVARQLGLEYREGFFKNRYIGRTFIMPGQALRKQSVRQKLNAMSSEFKGKNVLLVDDSIVRGTTSREIVQMARLAGANKVYFTSAAPPIRFPHVYGINMPSKRELIAYNKTTKEIENILLADKLVYQDITDLEKSILNDSCVKHLDLSCFNGNYVTGKVTNEYLDWVELEYSS from the coding sequence ATGTGCGGTATTGTTGGAATAGTTTCTAATACTGAGATTAATCAAAGGATCTACGATAGCTTGTTGTTATTACAACATAGAGGGCAAGATTCTACTGGCATAGCAACGATGGAAGGAAGTGTTTTTCATTTACATAAATCTAAGGGTCACGTAAAAGATGCTTATAGAACAAGAGATATGAGGACCTTACGTGGAAATATTGGAATAGGACATGTTCGTTACGCTACTACTGGTGCAGCTCATCGTGAAGATGAGGCCCAACCATTTTATGTAAATGCTCCATATGGAATTATTCTTGTTCATAATGGAAATCTTACTAATACAAGAGAATTAGAAGCTCAACTTTTTAATATTGATAGACGTCATACTAATTCTTCTAGTGATACAGAAATGCTTTTAAATATTTTAGCAACTGAAATTCAAGCACAAATTCATGGTTCTTCTTTATCTCCAGAACATATTTTTTCTGCTGTTACTTCATTACATAAAAGAGTAGAAGGGTCTTATGCATCAATTGCATTAATTTCTGGATATGGGTTACTTGCTTTTCGAGATCCTTTTGGTATTAGACCTTTAGTTTTAGGTAAGAAAATAGTTGAGAATAAAAAAACAGAATGGATACTTGCAAGTGAATCATTAGTTTTAGAAAATAATGATTTTGAAGTTGTAAGAGATGTTCAGCCAGGAGAAGCAATTTTTATTTCTAATGAAGGAAAATTATTTTCAAAACAGTGTTCAAATAACCCCCAATTATTTCCTTGTTCTTTTGAATATGTTTACTTAGCAAGACCAGATTCTGTTATGAATGGGATTTCTGTCTATGAAGCGAGATTACGTATGGGCGATCACCTTGCTAATACTGTTAAGCAAAAAATATCATCTGGTGATATTGATGTTGTTATGCCTATTCCCGATTCTTCTAGACCTTCTGCGATGCAAGTTGCACGACAATTGGGACTTGAATATCGTGAAGGATTTTTTAAAAATCGTTATATAGGAAGAACATTTATTATGCCTGGACAAGCTTTAAGAAAACAATCTGTTCGTCAAAAATTAAATGCTATGTCAAGTGAATTTAAAGGCAAAAATGTTTTACTTGTAGATGATTCAATAGTTAGAGGAACTACTTCTAGAGAAATAGTTCAAATGGCAAGATTAGCAGGAGCAAATAAGGTGTATTTTACTTCAGCAGCTCCTCCTATTAGATTTCCACATGTATATGGTATAAATATGCCATCTAAACGAGAATTAATTGCTTATAATAAAACTACTAAAGAAATTGAAAACATATTATTAGCTGATAAATTGGTATATCAGGATATAACTGATTTAGAAAAGTCTATATTAAATGATTCATGTGTTAAACATCTTGATTTGTCTTGCTTTAATGGTAATTATGTTACTGGTAAAGTAACTAATGAGTATTTAGATTGGGTCGAATTAGAATATTCTTCTTAG
- a CDS encoding DNA gyrase/topoisomerase IV subunit A: MSKERLQPISLHQEMQRSYLEYAMSVIVGRALPDARDGLKPVQRRILFAMHELGLTPDRPFRKCARVVGDVLGKYHPHGDQAVYDALVRLVQNFSSRYPVLDGHGNFGSIDDDPPAAMRYTETRLSSIAHEAILSEIEGNTVDFNPNFDGSQQEPEVLPAQLPFLILNGCSGIAVGMATNIPPHNINEIIDGLIQLIKKPEIKEEDLINIIPGPDFPTGGEILLGSGTKETYIKGKGSIPMRGISHIEEITPGKGKHRKKGIIITELPYQVNKSNWIEKLADLVNNGKIDGIADIRDESDRDGMRIVIELRRDADSEKTQKLLYDKTSLQNNFSATLLALVNGQPKQLSLKEYLLIFLEYRELTIQRRTKNKLKKTILRLEIVEGLIKALKNLRKVINLLENAADAADAKTKIMEELFLNEKQSEGILSMPLRKLTNLETQSLYNELDVLKTIKNDLQKLLDNRNVLLKLMISEFKTLQKKFGSKRKTRLKEGGDELLAERNANLRPNAELQRKKAFEGLPKDGTLLIQSNNEVKILNPRILKKLNLNESCIIGEEPSPANIIWPIIKNPKIIAITNTGKIALLKWEFAGLQPGKINKFLPSGLEGEIVISLIPLVNNNNLSLGLLSSDGRFKRININEILDLSGRATTILKLKNNVSLKSAFLCHCEGFLIIVSDIGRIIKLRVNDITMPTMGKLAQGPILMKMLPGENIISGLSIAKDKACDLIFVTQNGNVIKKYSDDINIYDKGDMGTIAIELIENKNKKERVVSMYNGKYLSSVITNTGRNGRVSSNQLINIEYNIKQNKAFNLNSGESIESIIPLIEEKNYSFFD; the protein is encoded by the coding sequence ATGTCTAAAGAACGCTTACAACCAATATCGCTACATCAAGAGATGCAGCGTTCTTACCTCGAATACGCAATGAGCGTGATCGTAGGAAGGGCATTGCCTGATGCTAGAGATGGCCTAAAGCCAGTTCAAAGGCGCATTCTTTTTGCGATGCATGAACTTGGATTAACTCCAGACCGCCCTTTTAGAAAATGTGCTCGAGTTGTTGGGGATGTATTAGGTAAATATCATCCACATGGAGATCAAGCCGTATATGACGCACTTGTCAGACTCGTTCAAAACTTTTCTAGTCGCTATCCAGTTTTAGATGGACATGGGAATTTTGGATCCATAGATGATGATCCACCAGCAGCAATGCGTTACACAGAAACGCGATTGTCTTCTATAGCGCATGAAGCCATATTGTCTGAAATTGAAGGAAACACAGTAGATTTCAATCCTAATTTTGATGGTTCCCAACAAGAGCCAGAAGTGTTGCCAGCTCAACTACCATTTCTAATTCTAAATGGTTGCTCAGGTATAGCTGTTGGTATGGCAACTAATATTCCACCGCATAATATCAATGAAATTATCGATGGATTAATCCAGTTAATAAAAAAACCTGAAATAAAAGAAGAAGATCTAATCAATATTATTCCAGGTCCAGATTTTCCAACAGGTGGAGAAATTCTATTAGGTAGTGGAACAAAAGAAACATATATAAAAGGTAAAGGAAGCATACCTATGAGAGGAATTTCACATATAGAAGAAATAACTCCAGGCAAAGGTAAACATAGAAAAAAAGGAATAATAATAACAGAACTTCCTTACCAAGTTAACAAATCAAACTGGATAGAAAAACTCGCTGACTTAGTCAATAATGGAAAAATTGATGGAATTGCAGATATAAGAGATGAAAGTGATAGAGATGGAATGAGAATAGTTATTGAATTAAGAAGAGATGCTGATAGTGAAAAAACACAAAAGCTTCTATATGATAAAACAAGCCTTCAAAATAATTTTAGTGCAACATTACTTGCATTAGTTAATGGACAACCAAAACAACTTTCTTTAAAAGAATACTTATTAATTTTTCTTGAGTATAGGGAATTAACAATACAAAGAAGAACAAAAAATAAACTTAAAAAAACTATTCTTAGATTAGAAATAGTTGAAGGGTTAATAAAAGCATTAAAAAACTTAAGAAAAGTAATTAATTTACTTGAAAATGCAGCTGATGCAGCTGATGCAAAAACAAAAATAATGGAAGAATTATTCCTTAATGAAAAACAATCAGAAGGAATACTATCAATGCCATTGAGAAAATTAACAAATTTAGAAACACAATCTCTATATAATGAGCTGGATGTTTTAAAAACAATAAAAAATGATTTACAAAAATTACTAGATAATAGAAATGTTCTTCTAAAATTAATGATAAGCGAATTTAAAACTCTTCAGAAGAAATTTGGAAGTAAGAGAAAAACTAGATTGAAAGAAGGTGGAGATGAGTTACTAGCTGAAAGAAATGCTAATTTAAGACCTAATGCAGAGCTTCAAAGAAAAAAAGCTTTTGAAGGACTTCCTAAAGATGGCACTCTATTAATTCAAAGTAATAATGAAGTAAAAATCTTAAATCCAAGAATTCTAAAAAAATTAAACTTAAATGAAAGCTGTATAATAGGGGAAGAACCAAGTCCTGCAAATATCATATGGCCGATAATAAAAAACCCAAAAATTATTGCAATAACAAATACAGGGAAAATCGCACTTCTTAAATGGGAGTTTGCAGGATTACAGCCTGGTAAAATAAATAAGTTTCTTCCATCAGGTTTAGAAGGAGAAATTGTAATCAGTTTAATACCATTAGTTAATAATAATAATCTAAGTTTAGGCTTACTCAGTAGTGATGGTAGATTTAAAAGAATTAATATTAATGAAATATTAGATTTATCTGGTAGAGCAACTACAATATTAAAATTAAAAAATAATGTATCACTAAAGTCTGCCTTTTTATGTCATTGCGAAGGGTTTTTAATTATAGTTAGTGATATAGGAAGAATAATAAAGCTGAGAGTGAATGATATAACAATGCCAACAATGGGCAAGCTTGCTCAAGGTCCAATATTAATGAAAATGTTACCTGGAGAAAATATAATAAGTGGTTTATCAATCGCAAAAGATAAAGCTTGTGATTTAATATTTGTTACGCAAAATGGTAACGTTATCAAAAAGTATAGTGATGATATAAATATTTATGATAAAGGTGATATGGGAACTATTGCGATTGAATTAATAGAAAATAAAAATAAAAAAGAAAGGGTTGTTTCAATGTATAATGGAAAATATCTTTCAAGTGTAATTACAAATACAGGAAGAAATGGTAGGGTTTCATCAAATCAATTAATTAACATAGAGTACAATATTAAACAAAATAAAGCATTTAATTTAAATAGCGGAGAAAGTATAGAAAGTATTATTCCTTTAATTGAAGAAAAAAACTATAGTTTCTTCGATTGA
- a CDS encoding tetratricopeptide repeat protein produces MNINILKKKKYLVILLLLNINLSIFTKPVKALTPHIYLPKEKTLINTSIKLGIIASQYIKYGQNKIAISFAKLAIKLNPKELQLWTILSQAQLNNNLLDEAIKSIEEAQKLNPQLEILWRSHASILLQQGKLEKAILSIKKSIKLNDNNSNSYFLLGNARLMQKNYSKALLSFKQASKINPKFWQAINNEGLVYYELGNKGKAIKIWRKVLKLESNAEPKLALAIALYSLNTDNTESIALAKQALEEDPNYFYIQHQKEQLWGERLQNDGKKLFRDPKLMSTINTTSENTSFTNNQ; encoded by the coding sequence ATGAATATAAATATTCTAAAAAAGAAAAAATACTTGGTTATATTGTTATTATTAAATATTAATCTAAGTATTTTTACAAAGCCTGTTAAAGCATTAACTCCACATATATATTTGCCAAAAGAAAAGACATTGATAAATACTAGTATTAAACTAGGTATTATTGCATCACAATATATTAAGTATGGACAAAATAAAATAGCTATTAGCTTCGCAAAATTGGCTATTAAATTAAACCCTAAAGAATTACAATTATGGACTATTCTGAGTCAAGCACAATTAAATAACAATCTGTTAGATGAAGCTATTAAATCTATTGAAGAAGCTCAAAAGCTTAATCCTCAATTAGAAATATTATGGCGAAGTCATGCCTCTATTTTATTACAGCAAGGGAAACTTGAAAAAGCTATTTTATCAATAAAAAAAAGTATTAAACTTAATGATAATAATTCTAATTCCTATTTTTTACTAGGCAATGCAAGGCTAATGCAAAAAAATTATTCAAAAGCATTATTATCATTCAAACAAGCATCTAAAATAAATCCTAAGTTTTGGCAAGCTATAAACAATGAAGGCCTTGTTTATTACGAGCTAGGAAATAAAGGAAAAGCAATCAAAATTTGGAGAAAAGTTTTAAAACTTGAATCCAATGCTGAACCAAAACTAGCTTTGGCAATAGCGCTGTATTCATTAAATACTGACAATACTGAATCTATAGCATTAGCTAAACAAGCTCTAGAAGAAGACCCAAACTACTTTTATATACAACATCAGAAAGAGCAACTATGGGGAGAAAGACTTCAAAATGATGGAAAAAAACTTTTTAGAGACCCAAAATTAATGTCAACAATAAATACCACTTCAGAAAATACAAGCTTTACAAATAATCAATAA